Proteins encoded within one genomic window of Actinomycetota bacterium:
- a CDS encoding DUF697 domain-containing protein, with protein sequence MADDVVGRVPDLTRPQVESLFEQRLAEAFASLGLFNLLVLGKTGVGKSTLVNTMFGSEVARTGVGEPVTKGLTHYRLPDGFLGLYDAEGFETGVAGNVILEGLRTVVEQNSKQPAEQRIHAAWYLVRWSDRRFEKAQVEFVRELARLGLPVIIVMTQVPTKTGEIHPEALEFADYIDGLLLPIAGATVLTNALADAFSGAPVFGVQDLLDATYLVAPEVAARALTAAQKIDIGRKKKAVDAIINQASALAAGIGATPIPFADAALLVPNQITMIARITAAYGLPPSRARAMSLAGSIVLTGGATLAGRYAVTNLLKFIPGGAVAGSAISATIAASMTKAVGLAWSRVCELALAMDDDARDRFWSSGAVAEQFIVFFKQNSGTGARMMQRLTKRA encoded by the coding sequence GTGGCTGATGACGTGGTGGGACGAGTTCCGGATCTCACCCGCCCTCAGGTTGAGTCACTGTTCGAACAACGTCTCGCTGAAGCCTTTGCCTCCCTGGGCTTGTTCAATCTGCTTGTGCTCGGCAAGACCGGCGTTGGCAAATCCACATTGGTGAACACGATGTTCGGCAGCGAGGTCGCGCGCACCGGCGTTGGTGAGCCCGTAACCAAGGGGCTGACGCACTATCGGCTGCCGGACGGCTTCCTTGGCCTTTATGACGCCGAAGGCTTTGAGACTGGCGTGGCAGGCAATGTGATTCTGGAGGGCTTGCGCACTGTCGTTGAGCAGAATTCCAAGCAGCCCGCCGAACAACGAATTCACGCGGCCTGGTACCTCGTGCGGTGGTCAGATCGGCGATTCGAAAAGGCGCAGGTTGAATTCGTCCGGGAACTTGCTCGGCTAGGTCTACCCGTCATCATCGTTATGACCCAAGTACCGACAAAGACGGGAGAGATTCACCCGGAGGCCTTGGAATTTGCCGACTACATCGATGGCTTGTTGCTTCCAATTGCTGGCGCGACTGTGCTGACCAATGCGCTTGCGGATGCCTTTAGTGGTGCTCCGGTTTTCGGAGTACAGGACCTTCTGGATGCCACTTATCTTGTTGCCCCCGAGGTGGCTGCGCGCGCGCTCACCGCTGCGCAGAAGATCGATATTGGACGTAAAAAAAAAGCGGTAGACGCCATCATTAATCAGGCGTCGGCTCTTGCCGCGGGCATTGGAGCAACGCCGATCCCTTTCGCCGACGCTGCTCTGCTCGTGCCGAATCAGATCACCATGATCGCTCGTATCACTGCTGCATATGGACTTCCACCAAGTCGCGCGAGGGCGATGTCATTGGCCGGATCGATCGTGCTGACAGGCGGAGCCACACTGGCAGGTCGATATGCCGTCACCAATCTGCTGAAGTTCATTCCAGGGGGAGCCGTGGCTGGTTCAGCCATCTCAGCGACCATCGCAGCCTCGATGACCAAGGCAGTTGGCTTGGCTTGGTCGCGGGTGTGTGAGCTCGCATTGGCGATGGATGACGATGCTCGAGATCGCTTCTGGAGCAGCGGTGCAGTGGCAGAGCAATTCATTGTTTTCTTTAAGCAGAACTCTGGAACAGGGGCAAGGATGATGCAGCGCCTCACCAAGCGCGCATAA